Genomic DNA from Niallia circulans:
TTTGATAATTTGTATACAGATACTCCGTTGGAAATGATTTATTTTTTTGATGAATGGGAAAAAGGGACGGTAATTGAGTATCATATGGTTTTTAGTCATGAAGATGAGGGAACACCTGCTGTTCTGTTAATGTCAAAGTGGGGGCGCTTATTAGATATTGAATACATGGCAAGAGTTTATTTGAATGAACAGAATGAAATAAACCATGTTGAATATCAAGGGGCAGAACATCAGATTAAATCCTATAATGTGGATAATAAACAAATTGTACTGCAAACAGCTACATGTAATGGCAACTTTACGGATGAAATTACAAGCTCCTATCATTTCTCCTTTCTTCCAAGCTACGAATGGAAGATAAAAACTGAGGCTCGAGAAACAGTCATGGAGCGTTTTTCTTATATTAATCATGTCATGAAATGGGAAGCTGAGAGACAGTTGAAGAATTCTCCTTTGCCTTATAATAAAATCGAAAATGTGAACCAATTTATTTATATTCAATCCTCCGTATGGGGGATTGAGCTCGGTAGTCCAAGCGTAGACTTCCTTTGCCGTACTAAAGGGGACACTGAGTGGTATTCAAGTTCCTTACATAATAAAAAGCTAGGTGTATTCTCTGCAGCTTATACTGGTCCCTATAATCATTTTGGGACAGCTATTTGTCTGCCAGATGGGATATCAATCGAAGATATAGCAGAAATAAAGATTGCTCTTATCAATGATAAGCTACCTCAAGTCAACGTGAAAAACTTGCAGGTTTTTGCTTACGATGAAAATAACGACTTGAAAAAATATATAGAAAAAGCCTTTGACGAAAATTTAACCAGTTTAGAATCGGAAATGATTATTTGGCGAAAAGTGATGTAAGGATGGTGTAAAGCAACACGATGAGAGAAAAAGAGAATCATATATTATTTGAAATCAATTCAACCATTACGAGTAAAAGTACACAATCTCATATCCGACACAGCTTTTTTGTTCCGGAAAATGCAGATACTATTTATGTGGATTTTTCTTTTGACCCACCCCATCAAACTGATAGCGATGAAAATAAGCGGTTAAGAGAAGAAGCCTCCGCCTATTATGAAGCAAAGCTAGCGCATAATGAGGAAGAAGTAATTAGAAACCTGCTAACATTATCCATTGATGATGAAGATGGTTTTAGAGGGGCACGTCATTATCATTCACCTAGCCAACATCACATGATTAGTGAGTCTAATTCATCTCCAGGATTTCTTAATAAAAAAAACCCTCCAGGCTTGTGGTCTGTTACTGTAAGCATTCATGCATTAGTAACAGAGAGCTGTCAATATAAGCTTCGTATATATAAACAGCACGATTTGGCATCCGAAACGGTGATACCTTGGCGAGATAGACCCTTAAATCAACAAATTAAAGATAATGACTTAAAGATTCCAGCATATCCTCCACTTGAAGGTCCAGTGAAGTGGGTTCCATCTGAATTGCATACACATACATTTCATAGTGACGGGAAACAATCGTTGATGGAAATGGTAGAAGCTGCTGAGGAACTTGGCCTTAAAGCAGTCGTTATGACAGATCATAATACTATCAGCCCTTTTGAGGAAATAGAACTAGCAGAACAAACAGGTCTGCATATTCTGTATGGTTTAGAATGGACGACTTTTTACGGACACCTCCTAACGATAGGATATGATGTGCCAACCTACACGGATTGGCGCGGAATAGGACCATTAGATATTGAAAAGGGGATAAAGGAGATTCGGCGCTATGATGCCTTAGTTGGAATAGCCCACCCGTTTCGTATCGGTAACCCAATCGGAACAGGGTGTCACTGGGAATTCCCTGTCGAATCAATTAATGTAGTTGATTTTATAGAAGTTTGGAATTCCACAAGACCAGGCCGGAAAGCATATAATCAGCGTGCATTTCAATACTGGACAGACTTGTTGAATAAAGGCTATAGAATAACAGCAACTGCAGGCAGGGATTGGCATCATAATGAAGAAATTAATCCTTTACCTGCAATTACTTATGTCAAAATGTCTGAAGGTAATGAAGAGAAAAATGCGTTCAGAGCGGCTTTCTTACAGTCTATCCGTGCAGGAAGAATCACTATTTCATATGGAAAACCACTTGAACTGATCGTGAAGCACGCAGGTATGACTTATTGTGTTGGTGATGTACTTAATAGAGTGGAGAATCAATCCTTTATCGTGCAAGTTTCGACAGAGGAATGGAAATATAATAACCGTATAGATTGTAAGAATGCTGTGTTGGTTGTTGTAACAAATACGGGAGAAATACTACGTGGTGTCAAAGGGCAGTTACAGCTTCAAGCTGAAGCAAATCTAACAGATGTTAGATGGATTCGCTCAGAATTATATGCATCCATTGATAATGGCACACATGAGTTGGTCGCCTTTACTAATCCTATTTATATAAGGTGAAAGGAAGAGTGGATATCTGCATGAAAGAGCCTGGGACAAAACAAAAGATAACCTTTCTAAACACGAATAATAAAATCACATCCATATTTGAATAATGAAGCTTGTTACTAAATAGAATATGGAGTTAAAATGAGTTCGTTTCATTGCGCGCTCGTCCTCGCGCTTTCCGCGGGGAAAGCTTAAGCCTCCTGCTGGGTCTAAAGCGTCCTCTATTTCCCGCAGGAGTCGAGTGGCATCCCCTCCATGCCAATAAAATTCTTAATTATTGTATTAAAACTAAAAAACAAAAAAAAAATTATCTAATTTATATTAGAATATATAGTTCGGTTTTTATATTGATTCATATACTTATGTCCCAGCCTCCTTTTTGTACAGTTTTTTTACAGTATAAGCATTTTTACTTTAGCTGGAGGCTAACACGGGTTTCGATAGTATTTTTTGAGAAAAAAGGTGATTTTGTTGTTTTAAAAGAAGTTAAGAGGAAAGGAAGTGGTATTATATGAGCTATGTAGCTGATTTAAGAAAATTAATAGGCAGCCATCCAATAATTACGGTCGGTGCGACCATCATTATAGTGAATGAGCAGGGAGATATACTATTTCAGCAGCGGTCCGATACACTTGATTGGGGGTTGCCAGAAGGAGCGATGGAACTGACAGAAACACTAGAAGAAGCTGCATGGCGAGAGTTAAAGGAAGAAACAGGTCTGCATGCTGAAGCATTTGCGTTAATTGATGTGTTTTCAGGGCCGGAATATTACTTCCACTATCCAAATGGTGATGAGACATATAGTGTGATTCATTTGTATCACGGAAAAAGGGTGAGTGGTCAGCTTGAAATGACGGATGGAGAAAGCTTAAACCTTCATTACTTCGCTGAGGATAAACTACCAGAAAAAATAGAAAAGCGAGCGCAAGCTTTATTTGATGCGGCAGGTGAAAGGCTTTGGAAGCTTAAGTCTTCTTTTGTAACAACAGGTAGGAAAACTGAATAAGATAAATTTATTACTAAAAAGCATTATTTCTGTATTAGGAGTCTTTATAATCATAAAATCAGATTATAATAGTTTCTTGTATGTGTTTTTTGTTGTTCTAGTGATCGGTTATCTTATCTATGATTCTATTACAAAGAGAAATAGTAATTGAGCAATCTGCCTAATAGTACATTAAAGAGTCTCCCAAAGGCTCTTTTTTTTGGTTCAGCTTGATTAGATGAACAAGCGAATTTAATATATAATAGTAAAAAATAATTTATACATAGCTTAGGAGAAATAATATGAATTGGAAAATAAAAGCATTTAATGAGTTAACAGCAAGTGATGTCTACACTATTTTACAAGAAAGAACGGCTGTATTTGTTGTCGAGCAAAACTGTCCTTATTTAGAGGTGGATGGCAAAGACATCGAGTCCTTTCATCTCATTGCTGAAAAGGATGGGGAAATTGCCGCGTATGCAAGAGTTTTGCCTGCTGGAATTTCTTACGAGGAAGCTTCAATCGGCAGGGTGCTTGTCAAAAAAGACTTTAGAGGACAGGGCCTAGCATATGACTTGCTGAATAATGCCATTGCGTTTATCCGAGATGAATTAAAGGAGCCTGCCATAAAAATTTCAGCACAAAGTCATTTAGAAAAATTTTATGCTTCCTTCGGCTTTCAAGTAACCTCAAGTGAGTACTTGGAGGATGATATTCCTCATATTGATATGCTGCTTTTGTTTGCAGAATAATAGATTCCTGTTGATACGAGGAGGGGGAGAGTATGAATCTCCAGCAGCTTGATGACTTTTTGCGAAGTCTTGATTATATTGAAGAACTGCAAATAAAAACAGGTGAAAATGTCAATGACTTTGACGGACACGAATTGCATTTAGAAAACGGTGATGCCATTCCAAGAATGCGGGAGGAGTATTTTTTCCATACAGGCCCAATATTTATCAATAAGCATCACCGCTTTGCGGATATGCCTGTGCATATGCATTCCTTTATTGAAATCAACTATGTATATGCAGGTACATGCAGACAATTAATCAATGGGGAGGAAATCATGTTAACAAAAGGGCAGGTTTGCCTGCTTGATACGGACGTTCCTCACAGTATCCCATCCTTGGGGGAAGGTGATATTCTCATCAATATCATTATGAA
This window encodes:
- a CDS encoding CehA/McbA family metallohydrolase; protein product: MREKENHILFEINSTITSKSTQSHIRHSFFVPENADTIYVDFSFDPPHQTDSDENKRLREEASAYYEAKLAHNEEEVIRNLLTLSIDDEDGFRGARHYHSPSQHHMISESNSSPGFLNKKNPPGLWSVTVSIHALVTESCQYKLRIYKQHDLASETVIPWRDRPLNQQIKDNDLKIPAYPPLEGPVKWVPSELHTHTFHSDGKQSLMEMVEAAEELGLKAVVMTDHNTISPFEEIELAEQTGLHILYGLEWTTFYGHLLTIGYDVPTYTDWRGIGPLDIEKGIKEIRRYDALVGIAHPFRIGNPIGTGCHWEFPVESINVVDFIEVWNSTRPGRKAYNQRAFQYWTDLLNKGYRITATAGRDWHHNEEINPLPAITYVKMSEGNEEKNAFRAAFLQSIRAGRITISYGKPLELIVKHAGMTYCVGDVLNRVENQSFIVQVSTEEWKYNNRIDCKNAVLVVVTNTGEILRGVKGQLQLQAEANLTDVRWIRSELYASIDNGTHELVAFTNPIYIR
- a CDS encoding NUDIX hydrolase, whose product is MSYVADLRKLIGSHPIITVGATIIIVNEQGDILFQQRSDTLDWGLPEGAMELTETLEEAAWRELKEETGLHAEAFALIDVFSGPEYYFHYPNGDETYSVIHLYHGKRVSGQLEMTDGESLNLHYFAEDKLPEKIEKRAQALFDAAGERLWKLKSSFVTTGRKTE
- a CDS encoding GNAT family N-acetyltransferase, whose translation is MNWKIKAFNELTASDVYTILQERTAVFVVEQNCPYLEVDGKDIESFHLIAEKDGEIAAYARVLPAGISYEEASIGRVLVKKDFRGQGLAYDLLNNAIAFIRDELKEPAIKISAQSHLEKFYASFGFQVTSSEYLEDDIPHIDMLLLFAE